One window from the genome of Spirosoma rhododendri encodes:
- a CDS encoding efflux transporter outer membrane subunit: MINAYGLVAGLLLTSFVSLGQTTPLNAPGGAVTVQPGSVPANSPGTVQPQTPTPATPAGTAISSAPSPDANAPAPALTVSGFKRFSDPLLESLIQLGLDNSPNLRAALSRVEEARIRVRVAQSFLSPSIRSSALITSQSLSERRPLSVPNQADLLPRFQLNTFQLLPIDASYELDLFKRIRNTINVADLQAQASDADFQSFRLTLASDIARTYLLIRGNDAEQSVFVRNIQSRDSTLAILRERFRAGLISQIDVQRSETDYATLQVTLKGLARARIELVNGLAQLCGQNPNQFQIPAGNLPSQVPQYPYATVQLDQLQRRPDLLQYARQNQIAIAQVVLQQASTQPRVTLIGSAGILSGRIGPWFTPSSATYIVGVNASVPLYEGHRARQNIALARQQTQTNQQTYQQALQLAQRDAETALDNQSLLREQIDLQQQTLSLARRTERYNRELYIRGLATYLEVLDAQRTILTVEQQLVQLRSQEAQYAVALLRAVGGDYQ, encoded by the coding sequence ATGATAAACGCATATGGGCTCGTCGCCGGTTTGCTGCTGACCAGTTTCGTGTCGCTGGGGCAAACAACCCCGCTTAACGCGCCCGGTGGAGCCGTAACGGTGCAGCCGGGCAGTGTTCCCGCTAATTCGCCCGGTACCGTTCAGCCACAGACGCCCACGCCTGCGACCCCCGCCGGTACGGCAATCAGTTCCGCCCCGTCGCCCGATGCCAATGCACCGGCTCCTGCGCTGACAGTGAGCGGCTTCAAACGGTTCAGCGATCCACTGCTCGAATCGCTGATTCAGCTGGGGCTCGACAATAGCCCCAACCTGCGGGCTGCGCTGAGTCGGGTTGAAGAAGCGCGTATACGGGTGCGGGTAGCTCAGTCATTTCTGTCGCCGTCGATACGCAGTTCGGCCCTTATAACGTCGCAGAGCCTGTCGGAGCGTCGGCCGCTGTCGGTGCCGAATCAGGCTGATTTGCTGCCCCGGTTTCAGCTGAACACGTTTCAACTGCTGCCTATCGACGCGAGTTACGAACTGGATCTGTTCAAGCGCATTCGAAACACGATCAATGTCGCCGACTTGCAGGCGCAGGCCAGCGACGCCGATTTTCAGTCGTTCCGGCTGACGCTGGCTTCTGATATTGCCCGGACGTATTTGCTGATTCGGGGCAACGACGCTGAGCAGAGTGTTTTCGTTCGTAACATTCAGTCCCGTGATTCAACGCTGGCGATCCTACGCGAACGGTTCCGGGCGGGCCTTATCAGTCAGATCGACGTACAGCGGTCCGAAACCGATTATGCGACGTTGCAGGTAACGCTGAAGGGACTGGCGCGCGCCCGGATCGAACTGGTCAACGGACTGGCCCAACTGTGCGGACAGAACCCCAATCAGTTTCAGATTCCCGCCGGTAATTTGCCCAGTCAGGTGCCGCAATACCCGTACGCGACTGTGCAGCTCGATCAGTTGCAGCGTCGGCCCGACCTGCTGCAATACGCCCGGCAGAACCAGATCGCTATCGCGCAGGTAGTGTTGCAACAGGCAAGTACGCAGCCGCGCGTGACGCTGATCGGGTCGGCGGGGATTTTGTCGGGTCGGATTGGTCCGTGGTTCACGCCCAGCAGCGCCACGTATATTGTGGGCGTTAATGCGTCGGTGCCGCTTTACGAAGGGCATCGGGCCCGCCAGAATATTGCCCTCGCCCGGCAGCAGACACAAACCAATCAGCAGACCTACCAGCAGGCTCTGCAACTGGCACAGCGCGACGCCGAGACAGCGCTGGATAACCAATCACTACTGCGCGAACAGATCGACCTGCAACAGCAGACACTATCGCTTGCCCGCCGTACGGAACGGTACAATCGCGAGTTGTATATACGTGGGCTGGCAACGTATCTGGAAGTGCTTGATGCCCAGCGCACCATTCTGACGGTAGAGCAGCAGCTTGTGCAGCTACGAAGCCAGGAAGCGCAGTACGCCGTAGCGCTCCTGCGCGCTGTTGGTGGCGACTATCAGTAG
- a CDS encoding DUF952 domain-containing protein, which produces MSRIYHVVTAADWAKADKQSTYEAASLHTEGFIHASERSQVGGVLSRYYANVPDLLLLHIDTDRLTSELRYEVSTNHELFPHIYGPINRDAVVEIEKLTDTGQDH; this is translated from the coding sequence ATGAGCCGCATTTATCACGTTGTCACGGCCGCCGACTGGGCAAAGGCTGACAAACAGTCGACCTACGAAGCCGCCAGCTTACACACCGAAGGGTTTATTCACGCATCAGAACGGAGTCAGGTGGGGGGTGTGCTGAGCCGCTACTACGCGAACGTTCCCGATCTGCTTCTACTGCACATCGATACAGACAGGCTGACATCGGAACTGCGTTATGAAGTATCCACCAACCACGAGCTGTTTCCACACATTTACGGGCCCATCAACCGGGACGCCGTAGTTGAGATTGAGAAGCTGACCGATACGGGTCAGGACCACTAA